TGTTTAACCAAACTCCTAGAATAGCATCGGCTCCACTTTGAGCAAAACCTGCTAACGAAAAAAAGCAGGCAATCAATGTTAGTGCAAACAGTTTCTTCATAAAATTAAAGAATGATTATTTAATGCAAAACTAAAATAAAACGTGAGTGTTATGTAATTTTGACAATAAAACCTATTACTTATATGGAAACCCTATTAATTGTTTTAACCCTATTTGTTGGTGCATGCAATAACAAAGCGATAAGCAACCAAGCAAATACCCAACCAAAATTGAGCTTTTACGATTTAAAATTTACTTCTATTGACGGACAAACCATCGATTTTAAACAATATAAAGGCAAAAAATTGCTTATTGTCAATACCGCTTCTGAATGTGGATATACTCCTCAATACAGTGATCTTGAAAAATTAAACGATGAATATGGCAATAAGATTGTGGTACTGGGCTTTCCGGCTAACAATTTTGGAGGACAAGAGCCTGGTTCCAACACTGAAATAAAAGGTTTTTGTCAGAAAAACTATGGCGTAAGCTTTCAGTTATTTGAGAAATCATCTGTAAAAGGTGCCGATAAAAATATTGTTTACCAATGGCTAACAGATAAAGCTAAAAATGGTTGGAATGAACAAGAACCTACTTGGAACTTTTGTAAATACCTAATCAACGAAAAGGGGGAATTGGTAAAATTTTTCCCATCAAAGGTAAAACCAACCGACCAGGAAATTATTTCTCTACTGCAATAATCATTCACGACATAAGATGACAAAGGCCTTTCCCATTATAGAAAAGGCCTTTGGTTTGTTATATAAGTCTATAACTCCTTTCGTAAACGTGCAACCGGAATATTCATCTGTTCACGGTATTTAGCTACTGTACGACGGGCAATATTATACCCTTTATCCTTAAGAATTTCGGCAAGCTTTTCATCTGCCAGAGGACGATGTTTATCTTCATTCCCAATACAGTCTTCCAAAATTTTCTTAACTTCTCGGTTCGAAACCTCTTCTCCGCTTTCTGTTTGAATAGCTTCTGAGAAGAACGACTTTAACAAGAACGTACCAAATTCGGTTTGCACATATTTACTATTTGCCACACGAGAAACAGTTGATATATCCATCCCAATCTGATCAGCAATATCTTTAAGAATCATTGGCTTCAATTTGCGTTCATCCCCCTCCAAAAAGTAATCGTACTGATAATGCATAATGGCATTCATAGTCTTTATAAGCGTTTGCTGACGTTGCTTAATCGCATCTATAAACCATTTTGCCGAATCAAGTTTTTGCTTTACAAATTGAACCGCCTCTTTTAGCTTTTTATCCTTATTAGTTTGCTTATCATAAGTTTGAAACATCTCCTTGTAATCACGGCTCACCCTCAATTCAGGAGCATTACGGGAATTTAATGTTAAAATTAGCACCCCATCATTATTAACAATGTGAAAATCAGGGATAATTTGCAGCTGCTTAGAATTGGCATCAGCACTAGAATCACCAGGCTTAGGGTTTAGCTTTAAGATTTCACTTACTGCCGATTTGAGCTCAGCAGATGAAATATTTAGTGAGCGTTCCAATTTTTCGTAGTGCTTCTTAGTAAATTCCTCAAGATAGTTTTCAACTATCTCGATAGCCAATTGCACTATTCTATTTTCCTGATCCTTTTTGCGAAGTTGTATCAACAAACATTCCTGAAGATCTCTGGCACCTATACCCGGAGGATCAAAACTTTGAATGATTTTGAGCATTGATTCAACCTCTTCTACTGTAGCATCAACATTTTGAGAAAAGGCTAAATCATCCATTAAAGACAATATTGGCCGACGCAGGTAACCATCATCATCCAAACTACCAATTAGTTGTTGGGCAATTAAAAAATGACGGTCATCCAAATCAA
Above is a window of Solitalea lacus DNA encoding:
- a CDS encoding glutathione peroxidase, with the translated sequence METLLIVLTLFVGACNNKAISNQANTQPKLSFYDLKFTSIDGQTIDFKQYKGKKLLIVNTASECGYTPQYSDLEKLNDEYGNKIVVLGFPANNFGGQEPGSNTEIKGFCQKNYGVSFQLFEKSSVKGADKNIVYQWLTDKAKNGWNEQEPTWNFCKYLINEKGELVKFFPSKVKPTDQEIISLLQ
- the rpoN gene encoding RNA polymerase factor sigma-54, encoding MLKQNLQQKLLQKLSPQQLQFIKLLQIPTVMLDARIKEELEENPALEDVSLMANNEEKDEYSFDEDSDDFNESDSDVSEEFSIDDYIQDDEEKDYATSMAYDGEEEDDKKELPYAESNTFFEMLQFQLSLVDLDDRHFLIAQQLIGSLDDDGYLRRPILSLMDDLAFSQNVDATVEEVESMLKIIQSFDPPGIGARDLQECLLIQLRKKDQENRIVQLAIEIVENYLEEFTKKHYEKLERSLNISSAELKSAVSEILKLNPKPGDSSADANSKQLQIIPDFHIVNNDGVLILTLNSRNAPELRVSRDYKEMFQTYDKQTNKDKKLKEAVQFVKQKLDSAKWFIDAIKQRQQTLIKTMNAIMHYQYDYFLEGDERKLKPMILKDIADQIGMDISTVSRVANSKYVQTEFGTFLLKSFFSEAIQTESGEEVSNREVKKILEDCIGNEDKHRPLADEKLAEILKDKGYNIARRTVAKYREQMNIPVARLRKEL